The genomic window CCACGGGCGGCGGCGTGCCGGGCCGACTCCAGGACCAGGATGCCCGCGCCCTCGCCCAGCACGAAACCGTCCCGGTCGCGGTCGTAGGGACGTGAGGCCCGCGCGGGATCGTCGTTGCGCCTGGAGAGCGCCATCATGTTGCCGAACGCCGCGATCGGCAGCGGATGCACCGCGGCCTCCGCGCCGCCGGCGATGACCACGTCCGCGCGACCGGCGCGGATCATCTCGAAGCCCTGGGCGATCGCCTCCGCCCCGGACGCGCACGCCGACGTCGGCGCATGCACCCCGGCCCGCGCGCCGAACTCGACCCCCAGGGCCACCGCGGGCCCGTTGGGCATCAGCATCGGCACGGACAGCGGCGACACCTGACGCGGCCCCCGCTCACGCATCAGGTCGTGCGCGGCGAGCAGCGTCGTCACCCCGCCCATGCCGGTGGCCACCGCCACGCCCAGCCGCGCCCCCTCCACCACCGGCGTCCCCGCATCCGCCCACGCCTCCCGGGCGGCGACCAGTGCGAACTGCCCGGAGCGGTCCAGTCGGCGGGCCTCCACCCGCCCCAGCACCTCCCGCGGCTCGACCCTCGCCCGCGCCGCGATCCGCACCGGCAGCGCCGCCGCCCACTCCTCCTCCAGCGCCTGCACCCCGCAGCGGCCCGCCAGCAGCGACTCCCAGGTGTCCGCGACCGAGCCTCCCAGCGGAGTCGTCGCGCCCAAGCCGGTCACCACCACACCAGTTCCAGGCCCGTCCACGCGTCATCCCTTTCCGTCGGCCCACCCGCTGGGCGATGGACTGTGCACTGCGGCACGTCCCCGGTGGACGGCGGACACCGCCCACACCCGCCATCGTGTGCCGCACCGCCAGGCCCTCGCACGTCCGGCGGCGCAATCGGCAGGCACCCGGCTTTCGCTGCGCCGACCAGGCCGGAACCGGCTGCGGCCGGACGAGCCGAATCGGACCACCGGCGACGGCGGCCCGATCGGGAGAGAGCCCGTCGGGGATCGGAAGGCGGGTTCGGCCGCGCCCGCGCGGGACCACCAGCAGCCCGGGCCGCCCCGCCACCCGACGGACCGCGTCCAGGCCGGGCGGCTACCCCCAGTACCCCGTGTGCACCGCTGCGGCCTCCTCGAAGAGGTGCGGCCCGGAGACCTCCACGCTGTTCCCGCCGGCTGCGAAGACCTGGCGGCACGGCAGGTCGAGCACCGGCTCGTCCGGGTCCACTCCCGCGATGGCGTTCAGCTCGGTCGCGGCGAGCGCGTACACGACCCGCCGGATGCCGCTCCAGTAGATCGCGCCGGCACACATCGCGCACGGCTCGGTGCTCGTGTACAGGGTGGCCTCGGTGAGCTGGGCCGGGGCCAGGGCGCGGGAGGCCTGCCGGACCAGGTTGGTCTCCGCGTGGGCGGTGACGTCGTGGTCGGTCAGCACGGTGTTCTCGGCCGTGAGCAGGACGCCCCCGCCGGAGTCGGCGAGCAGGGCGCCGAAGGGATGGTTGCCGTGCGCTCGCGCGGAGGCTGCCAGCTCGATGGCCGTGAGCAGGTGGGCGTGGGGGTGATCGGCCATGACGTGTCTCCTCGGGGCGGTGCGGCCAAGGCCTGCTGACATCACCTGGGCCGGCACATCAGCCTACTGGTGGTTCGCGGAGGCTTCGGGGTGTCCCCGGATCCCGGCGCGGCACCCGCGCACGGTGGTGCAACCGCAGCACGACGGCCCGCCGGGCGGGCCGAACGCAGTCACCGGGAGTGACTGTCCGGGGCCGAGAATGCGAATGGCAGAAATCCGAGGAACGAGACAACGAGAAGAACCTGGCAGGAAAATCCGGGCATGGTGCTAAACATGACAACATGGTCGAACATACCGACCGATCGCGGGTCGTATTCAGAAAGCCACCGACAGCGAGAAACCGACGCAGCGTAGCCACTCAGGTATTCGCGCTGGAACTCGTGGTCGTGGTCCTCCTCGTGCTCGGGGCGATCCTGGCGCAGGTCCTGCAGTCGCGGCGGAGCAGCGATACCGAGGCGAAGAACAGGTCGGTCGCGGTCGCGGAGACCTTCGCGCATTCTCCCGGCCTGCTCGCCGCACTCAAGTCGCCCGATCCCTCGGCGATTCTCCAGCCGATCACCGAGGCCACCCGCAAAGTCGCCGGCGTCGACTTCATCGTCGTCATGAACGACCAGGGAATCCGCTACACGCACCCGATGCCGAGCGAGATCGGCCACCGGTTCGTCGGCACCATCGGCCCCTCCCTGCACGGGCAGATCTACACCGAGAGCGTGCACGGCCCGCTGGGCCACGAAGTCCAGGCGACCGTCCCGGTGACCGCCCCGGACGGATCGATACCCGCCCTGGTGTCGGCCGGGCTCAAGGTCAACAACGTCACCGCCGCCGACAACCGGCAGCTGCCACTGATCCTCGGCACCGGCGCCGTCGCCGTCGTGATCGCCACCACCGGCACCGCGCTGATCGCCCGCAGGCTCAAGCGCCAGACCCACGGCATGGACCCGGGCGAGCTGGCCCGGATGTACGAGCACCACAACGCCGTCCTGCACGCGGTCCGCGAGGGCGTGGTCATCGTCGGACAGGACGGGCAACTGCTGCTGGCCAACGACGAGGCGCGCGAGCTGCTGGGTCTGCCCGCCCGGGCCGAGGGCCGGCACCTGGGCGACATCGAGGGCCTCACCCCCGAGACCACCGACCTGCTGCTGTCGGGCCGGACGGTCACCGACGAACTGCTCCACGTCGGCAGCCGGCTCGTCGCGGTCAACCAGCGGCCGACCGCCCCGCACAGCCGCGCCATGGGCACGGTCGCCACTCTTCGCGACTCCACCGAGCTGCTCGCGCTCTCCGGCAAGGCCGAGGTGGCCGGCCAGCGCCTCGCCCTGCTGTACGAGGCGGGTGTCGGCATCGGGACCACGCTCGACGTCGAGCGCACCGCCGAGGAGCTGGCCCGGGTCGCGGTGCCCGGCTTCGCGGACTTCGTCACCGTCGACCTCGCCGACCCGGTGCTGCAGGGCGAGGAGCCCACCGGCGGCGCCGTCAACCTGCGCCGCACCGCTGTCCACGGCATCCGCGACGACCACCCGTTCTACCCCTGCGGCCGACTGACCGCCTTCATCCCGTCCACCCCGATGGCCCGCGGCTTCGACAGCGGCCGCTCGCAGGTCGTCCCCGATCTGCGGGTCGCGCCCGGCTGGCAGGCCCAGGACCCCGAGTGGACCGGGCACATCCTCGACTACGGCGTCCACACGCTGGTCACCATCCCGCTGAAGGCCCGCGGCATCATCCTGGGCGTCGTCAACTTCTGGCGGTCGCAGAAGCCCGAGCCGTTCGACGAGGACGACCGCTCGCTGGCCGAGGAGCTGGTCGCGCGGGCCGCCGTCAGCATCGACAACGCCCGCCGCTACACCCGCGAGCACGCCATGGCCGTGACCCTGCAGCGCAGCCTGCTGCCGCGCGCCCTGCCCGACCAGAGCGCGCTGGAGGTCGCCCACCGCTACCTGCCGGCGCAGTCCGGCGTCAGCGGCGACTGGTTCGACGTGATCCCGCTGCCCGGCAGCCGGGTCGCCCTGGTGGTGGGCGACGTGGTCGGCCACGGGCTGCACGCCGCCGCCACCATGGGCCGGCTGCGCACCGCCGTCCACAACTTCTCCGCGCTCGACGTGCCGCCCGACGAGGTGCTCGGCCACCTCGACGAGCTGGTCAACCGGATCGACCAGGAGGAGAGCGACAGCGGTACCGGCATCGGCGTCACCGGCGCCACCTGCCTGTACGCGATCTACGACCCGACCTCCCGGCTCTGCACCATCGCGACCGCCGGCCA from Kitasatospora sp. NBC_01250 includes these protein-coding regions:
- a CDS encoding beta-ketoacyl-[acyl-carrier-protein] synthase family protein; translated protein: MDGPGTGVVVTGLGATTPLGGSVADTWESLLAGRCGVQALEEEWAAALPVRIAARARVEPREVLGRVEARRLDRSGQFALVAAREAWADAGTPVVEGARLGVAVATGMGGVTTLLAAHDLMRERGPRQVSPLSVPMLMPNGPAVALGVEFGARAGVHAPTSACASGAEAIAQGFEMIRAGRADVVIAGGAEAAVHPLPIAAFGNMMALSRRNDDPARASRPYDRDRDGFVLGEGAGILVLESARHAAARGARHYGRLAGAGLTSDGYHVAEPAPGGGSLAEAVTQALAAGGIDPSQVAHVNAHATATPKGDLAELAALKAAFGPLATGLAICATKSMTGHLLGAAGAVEAIATVLALHHRTVPATVNIEELDQAVDLDIVRDKPRDLPLGPVAALSNSIGFGGHNVVLAFRVD
- a CDS encoding nucleoside deaminase, which codes for MADHPHAHLLTAIELAASARAHGNHPFGALLADSGGGVLLTAENTVLTDHDVTAHAETNLVRQASRALAPAQLTEATLYTSTEPCAMCAGAIYWSGIRRVVYALAATELNAIAGVDPDEPVLDLPCRQVFAAGGNSVEVSGPHLFEEAAAVHTGYWG
- a CDS encoding SpoIIE family protein phosphatase encodes the protein MVEHTDRSRVVFRKPPTARNRRSVATQVFALELVVVVLLVLGAILAQVLQSRRSSDTEAKNRSVAVAETFAHSPGLLAALKSPDPSAILQPITEATRKVAGVDFIVVMNDQGIRYTHPMPSEIGHRFVGTIGPSLHGQIYTESVHGPLGHEVQATVPVTAPDGSIPALVSAGLKVNNVTAADNRQLPLILGTGAVAVVIATTGTALIARRLKRQTHGMDPGELARMYEHHNAVLHAVREGVVIVGQDGQLLLANDEARELLGLPARAEGRHLGDIEGLTPETTDLLLSGRTVTDELLHVGSRLVAVNQRPTAPHSRAMGTVATLRDSTELLALSGKAEVAGQRLALLYEAGVGIGTTLDVERTAEELARVAVPGFADFVTVDLADPVLQGEEPTGGAVNLRRTAVHGIRDDHPFYPCGRLTAFIPSTPMARGFDSGRSQVVPDLRVAPGWQAQDPEWTGHILDYGVHTLVTIPLKARGIILGVVNFWRSQKPEPFDEDDRSLAEELVARAAVSIDNARRYTREHAMAVTLQRSLLPRALPDQSALEVAHRYLPAQSGVSGDWFDVIPLPGSRVALVVGDVVGHGLHAAATMGRLRTAVHNFSALDVPPDEVLGHLDELVNRIDQEESDSGTGIGVTGATCLYAIYDPTSRLCTIATAGHPPPALVDPDGRVVFPDLPTGPPLGAGGMPYETTQVQLAEGTQIVLYTDGLIEERTRDFDVGMDLLRAALSQRGREPEEHCRAVLEALLPERPQDDVALLIARTRVLGPDRVAERDVPGDPAAVADIRAWSAATLDAWGLGELSFATELALSELVTNAIRYGSAPVRVRLLRDRSLILEVSDGSNTSPHLTYAASTDEGGRGLFLVAQLTEHWGTRYTPHGKVIWAEQAFPASARTLTPQRHEAPHAVPLPSP